A genomic region of Xanthocytophaga agilis contains the following coding sequences:
- a CDS encoding response regulator, whose amino-acid sequence MEKTSNTIIARIRTVFIVSGILLLLSSIASYYSIQQLIENSKWVNHTYQVLLEADNIVANVKEAEASHRGYLLTHENAFLTSFNESYKKVIDRFNTVQELTQDNPQQQKNLGDLKTLIERRFNQFEKLLETDKSRDRSTITNSLNPELLYGKRIMDQLSDAINRIEREENRLLVSRTTAQNEYISYVPVLVLITTIISMTITALAYIRIRSDMEQRLVKEKEERARYQETLHRIGVMEGVTQKIASGEYTARSTDTKDDELGRISKAMNIMSDSLEENFRQMKEHSWLQAGAVFMSDATRGQTNIEELVTNVSNVIASYLEVPLAVFYVVTDSRTLFVKGGYGVSDAPEEIGYGEGLLGQAVKNKHIITLDDLPSDYIKINSALGNTLPAYLTIVPITLRDNVIGVIEIGSLHKLSDLQLQFLKDSREIIAISLDGVKNLIRLQELFEETQSQSEELQAQHNELENINAELEMQAQKLQASEEEMKVQQEELLQANQELEERSRLLEERNQVIVERNLEIQQKAEELALSTKYKSEFLANMSHELRTPLNSILLLSRLLSENNEANLSGEQIEYARVIQSSGNGLLALIDEILDLSKIESGKMDLDYAMIAVEDVATSIRSLFTPIAREKGLDFKVQIDPGVVPHIETDKMRLEQILKNLLSNALKFTSKGSVELLISPSPEKPTNILFMVKDTGIGISKEKQQIIFEAFQQADGSTRRKYGGTGLGLSISRELTRLLGGDIRVTSEPGKGSTFTFYLPVKQAYKEQSVSLPKASVPPKAETVVVEETKEVKQPVVENTFTSEFIPESIPDDRLSVLPADKVILIVEDDIPFAKALLQYTQKQGYKAIVAVRGDEGIILAQQYKPTGILLDIQLPVKSGWEVMEVLKASPKTRHIPVHIMSSHYAKKESLLKGAVDFINKPVALEQMQEVFKKIEHVLTKESKKVLIVEENTKHAKALAYFLETFNVHSEISESIPAGLEALNRDEVECVILDMGIPDQKSYEALESIKRNPGLESLPIIIFTGKSLSKAEESRLKQYADSIVVKTAHSYQRILDEVSLFLHLMEESRANEKSSSKYPRLGGMSEVLANKKVLIADDDVRNIFSLTKALEAHQMIVLPAMDGKEAVRVLEENPEINLVLMDIMMPEMDGYEAMQRIRQQIRFRNLPIIAVTAKAMTGDRERCIQAGASDYISKPVDIDQLISLLRVWLYDKAL is encoded by the coding sequence ATGGAAAAAACTTCCAATACTATAATAGCCAGAATTCGTACAGTATTTATTGTTTCTGGTATATTATTACTGCTAAGTTCTATTGCTTCTTATTACAGTATACAGCAACTCATTGAGAACTCAAAATGGGTAAACCATACCTATCAGGTATTGCTTGAAGCTGATAATATTGTTGCCAATGTTAAAGAAGCAGAAGCCAGTCATAGAGGGTATCTGCTTACACATGAAAATGCTTTCCTAACATCTTTCAATGAATCGTATAAAAAAGTAATTGATCGTTTTAATACGGTACAGGAATTAACACAAGATAATCCACAACAACAAAAGAATCTGGGTGATCTGAAAACATTAATCGAGAGGCGATTTAATCAGTTTGAGAAATTGCTGGAAACAGATAAGTCCAGAGACAGAAGTACTATTACCAACTCATTAAATCCTGAACTTTTATATGGTAAGCGGATAATGGATCAATTGAGTGATGCCATAAACCGAATTGAAAGAGAAGAAAATCGTTTGTTAGTCAGCCGTACTACAGCTCAGAATGAATACATAAGTTATGTTCCTGTTCTGGTATTGATTACAACTATAATTTCAATGACTATAACGGCTCTTGCTTACATACGCATTCGTTCTGATATGGAGCAGCGTCTGGTAAAAGAGAAAGAAGAACGGGCAAGATACCAGGAGACATTGCATCGAATTGGAGTAATGGAAGGTGTAACACAGAAAATAGCTTCAGGAGAATATACTGCCCGAAGTACGGATACGAAAGACGACGAATTGGGACGTATCTCAAAGGCTATGAATATAATGTCTGATTCACTGGAGGAGAATTTCAGACAGATGAAAGAACATAGCTGGTTACAGGCAGGTGCTGTGTTTATGAGTGATGCTACACGGGGGCAAACCAATATAGAAGAGTTGGTAACAAATGTTAGCAATGTAATTGCTTCCTATCTGGAAGTTCCATTGGCTGTTTTTTATGTAGTTACAGATAGTCGTACTCTTTTTGTGAAGGGAGGATATGGAGTATCGGATGCTCCCGAAGAAATTGGGTATGGTGAGGGGTTGTTAGGGCAAGCTGTTAAAAACAAACACATTATTACATTAGATGATTTACCGTCCGATTATATCAAGATAAATTCTGCATTAGGTAACACTCTTCCTGCATATCTCACCATTGTACCTATTACATTACGAGACAATGTTATAGGAGTAATTGAGATAGGGTCTTTGCACAAACTATCCGATTTACAGCTTCAGTTTTTGAAAGATAGTCGGGAAATCATTGCTATTAGCCTGGATGGGGTAAAGAATCTCATTCGACTACAGGAGTTATTTGAAGAGACACAGTCTCAGTCCGAGGAATTACAAGCCCAGCATAATGAATTAGAAAATATCAATGCTGAATTGGAAATGCAAGCTCAAAAACTTCAGGCATCTGAAGAAGAAATGAAAGTGCAACAGGAAGAGCTACTACAAGCCAATCAGGAATTGGAAGAAAGATCCCGGCTACTGGAAGAAAGAAACCAGGTGATTGTAGAAAGAAACCTGGAAATTCAGCAAAAGGCAGAGGAGTTGGCATTGAGTACAAAGTATAAGTCGGAGTTTTTGGCTAATATGTCACATGAATTGCGTACGCCACTAAACTCTATATTACTGTTATCCCGACTGCTATCAGAAAATAATGAGGCTAATCTTTCCGGAGAGCAGATTGAGTATGCTCGTGTAATCCAGAGTTCAGGTAATGGCCTTCTTGCATTGATTGATGAGATTCTGGATTTATCAAAAATAGAGTCTGGAAAAATGGATCTGGACTATGCTATGATTGCTGTAGAGGATGTTGCAACATCTATTCGATCCTTATTCACTCCGATTGCCAGAGAAAAAGGCCTTGATTTTAAGGTGCAGATAGATCCTGGTGTGGTACCACATATAGAAACAGATAAAATGCGTCTGGAACAGATTCTTAAAAATTTACTTTCCAACGCGTTGAAGTTTACATCCAAAGGGAGTGTAGAATTATTGATCTCTCCTTCTCCGGAAAAGCCTACTAATATCTTGTTTATGGTAAAAGATACGGGGATAGGTATTTCAAAAGAGAAGCAGCAAATTATTTTTGAAGCCTTTCAGCAGGCAGATGGATCTACCCGTCGTAAATATGGTGGAACAGGATTAGGATTATCCATTAGCAGAGAGTTAACCCGTTTGTTAGGAGGTGATATTAGGGTTACAAGTGAGCCGGGTAAAGGAAGTACATTTACATTCTACTTACCTGTAAAACAAGCGTACAAGGAGCAGTCTGTCTCACTACCTAAAGCATCTGTACCTCCTAAAGCTGAAACGGTGGTTGTTGAAGAGACAAAAGAAGTTAAGCAACCTGTTGTAGAGAATACATTTACTTCTGAGTTTATTCCTGAGAGTATTCCAGATGACCGATTGTCTGTATTGCCTGCAGATAAGGTTATTCTGATTGTTGAAGATGATATTCCGTTTGCGAAAGCTTTGTTGCAGTATACACAAAAGCAAGGATATAAAGCGATTGTAGCTGTACGTGGAGATGAAGGAATCATACTGGCTCAACAATATAAACCAACAGGTATTCTACTGGATATTCAGTTGCCAGTGAAAAGTGGTTGGGAAGTAATGGAGGTATTAAAAGCCAGTCCGAAAACCCGTCATATTCCAGTGCACATAATGTCCTCACATTATGCTAAAAAGGAAAGTTTATTGAAAGGAGCTGTTGACTTTATCAATAAACCAGTGGCATTGGAACAAATGCAGGAGGTCTTCAAAAAAATAGAACATGTATTGACGAAGGAAAGTAAGAAAGTACTGATTGTTGAAGAAAATACAAAACATGCCAAAGCTCTTGCCTATTTTCTCGAAACCTTCAATGTCCATTCTGAAATATCAGAGAGTATACCGGCTGGTCTGGAAGCATTGAATCGGGATGAGGTAGAGTGTGTAATTCTGGATATGGGTATTCCTGATCAGAAAAGTTACGAGGCTCTGGAATCAATCAAACGCAATCCTGGTCTCGAAAGCCTGCCTATCATCATCTTTACTGGTAAAAGTTTGTCAAAGGCAGAAGAGTCACGGTTGAAGCAATATGCAGACTCCATTGTAGTAAAAACAGCCCATTCGTATCAGCGTATTCTGGATGAGGTTTCCTTGTTTCTGCATCTAATGGAAGAAAGTCGTGCCAATGAGAAGTCAAGTAGTAAATATCCAAGACTAGGAGGAATGAGTGAGGTACTGGCAAACAAAAAGGTATTGATTGCAGATGACGATGTGCGAAACATCTTTTCGCTTACTAAGGCTCTGGAAGCACATCAGATGATTGTTTTGCCTGCTATGGATGGTAAGGAAGCCGTTCGGGTACTGGAAGAAAATCCTGAAATAAATCTGGTATTAATGGATATCATGATGCCTGAGATGGATGGCTATGAAGCCATGCAGCGTATACGGCAACAGATCCGATTCAGAAACCTGCCTATCATAGCTGTAACAGCGAAGGCTATGACTGGAGATCGGGAGCGTTGTATTCAGGCTGGAGCTTCAGACTATATTTCCAAGCCTGTAGATATTGATCAGTTGATTTCTTTATTGCGAGTCTGGTTATATGATAAAGCTTTATAA
- a CDS encoding response regulator — protein sequence MILIVDDKPENILSLKSILVLNSFEVDTALSGEEALVKILKNTYSLIILDVQMPGMDGFEVAEAISGLSRTKDTPIIFLSAVNIEKNFVTKGFESGAIDYITKPVDPDIFMLKVRTFCKLYEQTRALNNAHLALQQEVEVRKEAERALQSTLTGLHLTLESLPQIAFTATPDGKIEFVNQRWYQYSDSKDIFPAPHTDDESLTDRWNECIQTGKLLEMEFRIRELTTGEYRYHLLRVMPVITNGIIVKWVGTFTDINEQKRLSEFLEQKVNERTRALQETNQQLEASNHDLQQFASVASHDLQEPLRKIRIFSSMIKSKKYTDPDLLEYLSKITDSSERMSTLIQDLLNFARLSKADSFKLTDLNEIIREILSDLELVVSEKQAFVSVSSMPSLEVIPGLIRQALQNIISNALKFSKPDNVPVVTITADFCEGLSMDSPSVVEGEYCRIYIRDNGIGFEEKYADIIFTLFQRLNSSEQYEGTGIGLAIAKKIVEKHNGLIIAQSTPEQGSVFTIILPVLQQKEPISDSHSLKTTFLTKKI from the coding sequence ATGATTCTGATAGTTGATGATAAGCCGGAAAATATTCTTTCATTAAAAAGTATTCTGGTGCTTAACTCTTTTGAGGTAGATACGGCTTTGTCTGGAGAAGAGGCATTGGTAAAGATTCTTAAAAATACCTATTCGTTGATTATTCTGGATGTCCAGATGCCTGGAATGGATGGATTTGAGGTAGCAGAGGCTATATCAGGACTTAGTCGTACCAAAGATACTCCTATTATCTTCTTATCTGCAGTCAATATAGAGAAGAACTTTGTAACCAAGGGCTTTGAATCCGGGGCAATAGACTACATTACCAAACCGGTAGACCCTGACATATTTATGTTAAAGGTCAGGACTTTTTGTAAGTTATATGAACAAACCCGTGCTTTAAATAATGCTCATCTGGCTTTGCAGCAGGAAGTTGAAGTGAGAAAAGAAGCTGAAAGAGCATTGCAGTCAACACTTACAGGATTACACCTCACATTAGAATCACTTCCTCAGATTGCTTTTACAGCGACACCCGATGGTAAAATTGAATTTGTTAATCAGCGATGGTATCAATATTCTGATTCAAAAGATATATTTCCAGCCCCTCATACTGACGATGAATCACTGACAGACCGATGGAATGAATGTATTCAGACCGGAAAGTTACTGGAAATGGAATTTCGGATCAGAGAACTCACTACGGGAGAATATCGGTATCATTTGCTTAGAGTAATGCCTGTAATTACCAACGGAATTATTGTAAAATGGGTAGGAACTTTTACAGACATCAATGAGCAAAAACGATTGAGCGAGTTTCTGGAACAAAAAGTGAATGAAAGAACACGCGCTTTACAGGAAACGAATCAGCAACTGGAGGCTAGTAACCACGATTTGCAACAATTTGCCTCTGTTGCCTCTCACGATTTACAGGAACCATTGCGCAAAATCAGGATCTTCAGTAGCATGATTAAAAGCAAGAAATACACAGACCCTGATTTGCTGGAGTATCTCAGTAAAATTACAGATTCTTCAGAACGAATGAGTACACTGATTCAGGATTTACTCAACTTTGCCCGTCTATCCAAAGCAGATAGTTTTAAATTAACAGACCTGAATGAGATTATTCGTGAAATACTAAGTGATCTGGAGTTGGTTGTTAGTGAAAAACAAGCCTTCGTTTCTGTTTCGTCAATGCCATCACTTGAGGTTATTCCAGGTTTAATCAGACAGGCACTTCAGAATATTATCAGTAATGCACTAAAGTTCTCCAAGCCTGACAACGTTCCTGTTGTCACTATTACAGCCGACTTTTGTGAAGGATTGAGCATGGATAGTCCTTCTGTTGTGGAAGGGGAGTATTGCCGTATCTATATTCGTGACAATGGAATTGGATTTGAAGAAAAGTATGCTGATATAATCTTTACTCTATTTCAACGGTTAAATTCCAGTGAACAGTATGAGGGTACAGGTATTGGATTAGCCATAGCTAAAAAGATCGTTGAAAAACATAATGGGTTAATTATTGCTCAAAGCACACCCGAACAAGGATCTGTCTTTACAATTATTCTACCTGTTCTCCAACAAAAGGAGCCTATCTCAGATTCACATTCATTGAAAACCACTTTTTTAACAAAAAAGATTTAA